The following DNA comes from Emys orbicularis isolate rEmyOrb1 chromosome 13, rEmyOrb1.hap1, whole genome shotgun sequence.
ACTGGCGGGGTGGGCCTCAGGGCGAAGAGGCAGCATCAGGGTGGGGCTCGGGGGGATGGGATGGCAtgagggggtggggccatggttcGGGTGCCCATGGCCTccccacttttagggaccttCCGTCGCCCCTGGCCCAACGGCCGCATCCAAAGCGCTCATAAATTTgcatcagtttttttttaaatcagcaagtcaaTGCAGATGCCCGTGATCTTCGTCGGTTCTTGTATCTTCCCTGCCAgttctgagatgcagccacctctggggtggggcagctggggaaacaGTTGCATGATGACGCTGCATAGGCATCACTCatccagcactgagatgcagccacttctggggtggaaggcaGCAGCTATTTAACTACCACAATTTAGGACAAGAAGGGATGGGGGAATCCTCCTAAATCCAATGACAACCACAGGATGAATTCCAGGGATGGCAATACATATTTGCCTCAGCTGGGATCGAGCCAATGCAATGCAGTTAATCCAGCCTTGCAAAAAAAGGAACCAGCCATATATAGTATTATCTGAAATTAGGCAAAGTAaaagtgccccctactgagccctcgccccactccctgcaacACAGCGCCCCCTTGGGGGTCAGCGCTGGCTGCCAGagcagagcgccccctgctggagggagggggaatggccaGCAGAGGGCCAGGGCTGTGCTGAGTCTCGGCTAGGGGGAAGAGAGCAGGGGGGACCCGAGGGGGCAGGTGCAGGAGGAaggggtgtcccccccccccccccgcgccccatgGTGTGCGGCAGAGCCAGGCAGGCTggggaactacatttcccagaggcctttgctgctgcagcagctacgtcagctggggggggggctgggcaggaagaggctgcaGCTGCTGGTGTCCCCATGTGACTGAGGTCCGGGgcaaacgggggaggggggaaataaaaggGGCTGGCGGGGTACTGCCGGGAAGGGGATCTAGGGGGGCTGGAGGAAGAAGGTTGGGGGGCTGTGAGAgggagggggctggcaggggaagcGATAAGGgtctgggggaaggggctgccggggaggaggggggctggggatttgcaggggagggagatgtggggaggggctggcaggggaagcGATAGGGGTCTGGGGAAGGAGCTGAGATGGGGGTTTAACGAGGAGGTGGGGGATGTTCTGTTGGGGGTGATCTGGGGGGAGCAGGTGTAACCCtacaagggtgtgtgtgggggggggggaaagggggtagcAGGGCCCAGTCTGGTATGGGGGGGGGACTGTTGTCCCTCCTGGAAGAATAACAAAGCCCGGGAGCCCCCTGTCTTTTGGGGACAGATCCCAGCTCTGTGTGTGGGGATCTGTCACTAGAAATGGGGTGTCACTAgaaatggggtggtggggggggtggattgTGAAAACGTCCCCACCCGGGGTAATTGCTggaggcagcatggagccagctgggggaggggcagctaaCAGCCCCTTAGGGGACTGGCTGCCCCCCCTCAAGTATTTTCCCCCATTCCAGATCCGCCTCCCACAGCGATGTCGGCCCAGGTGAAGGATAAAGAGGCTTTCCAAAGGCTCAGCTTCCTCTACCAGGTGAGGGTGGTGCCCCCTAGTGCTGGGATCCCAGCAGAACGGGGGTTACACACCCCCAAGTGCAGGGGTACTCAAATTGGGGGTtgcccctcagggggttgtgaggttattacatgggggtcacgagctatcagcctccaccctaaaccccgctttgcatccagcatttcgaatggtgttaaatatatttaaaagtgtttttaacttATAAGGGGGATCACACGCAgaggcttgttatgtgaaaggggtcaccagtacaaaagtttgagaaccactgcctaagAGAGACCCTGGGAGCAATTCCCCCTAGTCCCAGGGCTGGGGGTCTctgtggggcctggggaggggggatttctGGGGCTCCCCCCAGGATTCCTGAATAGAGCATGGGGCAAagagggttggtgtgtgtgtgtgtggggtgggggtgtggaggatTGGAGGAAGATGGGATTGGGgcgactgggagggaggggggatcggTAGGGCAAGGGGGTCAcgtggagctgggggaggtggggggagtgaTATGGGACTGGGGGAGGTTGGAtggagatggggctgggggaggggggaattggtgggagggaggactggtggggggagatggggttgggggatcagtgagactgggggaggggcgatcagtggggctgggggtagCGAcatagggctgggggaggggggaccagtAGGATAACATGGGCGAGGGGGTAATGGTGGGGTgacatggggctggggggagatcaatggggaggggagagccatGTGGGGCTCGGGGACTGGAGGGATTGGGGGTGACATGGAGGAGGGGGAGATGTGGGGCTGTTCCCCTCACTCTGCATCTCTTTTCCCCCTGCCCACCCCGCAGGCAGCTCACTGTGTCCTCGCCCACAACCCCGAGAACCAGGAGCTGGTGCGATTCTACTGCCACGCGCAGCGCAGCATCAGCCGCAGGCTCGTCCTGAGACAGTGAGTGTCGGGatacggggcctttcccctctagggagtgccggctcccatctggccccagggggCGGGGACTGGgccatggggcctttcccctctagaggCCCAtctccccaggcccagcccctgtCTGTGTTTCCCCCCGCCAGGGACCCCTCGGTGAAGAGAACCATCTGCAAatcctgctcctccctcctggTCCCTGGAGTCAGCTCCACGGTGCGCCAGAGAAGTGAGTGCTGCCCCCTAGTGGGGAGGGATCAGTACTGCTctgggtggctgggagcccagactcctgggttctatccccagctcagggaggggagtggggtctagtggttagagcagggggggctgggagtcaggaccctgAGAGGGCAGTGGGGTCAGGTGGCAAAGCCTCTCCCCATGCATGCCTGTCTGTGCCTGGTCCCTgactccttgcccctccccctccccccagggcgcCGCGGCCGGCGCTGGTCAGTCGTACGGTGTCTCTGCTGCGGCCAGACCAAGTGCTTCCCAAGCAACCCCGCGTACAAGCTGTGGGCGGAGCAGCCTGAGGCTCTGCTGGAGAACCAGCCCCAAGCTGGTGAGAGGGGGCAGCATCCAAAGGGTTAATGGGGGCGGTGTGGGGCTGGACCCCCTGAGTGGAGGAGTGGGGCATCTGGAggcagggctcagcagggaggatggggggggggttgccggGCTCTGGATTGTTTTgtcactgtggggggggggggggggggaggctggattGATCTGGGGGGGATTGGGAGGGATTGGTCAGAGAGGGgtatggatggggggggggagccaggatTGGTCTGGGGGGTGAAGCTCGCATCAGTTGGGCGGggggattggggggaggaggagctgtgggggttggtcagagctgggattggtgtgggggaaggggctgggattgGTCCATGGGGagtttgttgggggggggaagctgggatcAGCCAGGAAGGGATCGAATCCGGGAGGAGCTGGGGTTGTTCTGAGAGGGGTATGGACTGGGGGGGAACTGGGATTGGTATGGGGAGAAGATGGGATTGGACTgggggggactttggggaggggaatctggGATCAACCtgggaggggatctgggggtgggggaggagctggggttggtgtgtgtgtgggggggggttagccgTGTAGGGGGGAATATCAGgatcaagggggggaggggagaatttgaGGGCAGGGGAGCAGTGGGAATTTCCTGCATCTCCATCTCATCTCTTCCCCTCCAGACCAGaaacctgcagccccccaggaTCCCCCGAAGGAGCCCTCAGCACAGAAGGCCAAAACCCCCAGTGTGACCTCCGGTCTCCAGAGCCGCCCCACCCCGCAGGGGACTACAGAGGCTGGGACCCGGGTGGGGAAAGGGGGCCCAAGCAGGAGGTGACCCCCGGGGATGGCCGTGAGCAGGGGCCAGTGGCTTGGGGCCTGATCCCAGTGGGGGGTGGCAAGGACAGGCCTGGGGCAGGTTTTAGGAGACTCTGTTCATAAGAGAGGTGCCAAGACTGATTTgaaaagggggaggaagagaaatgaCCCCCTCAAAACTATCCACTCctggggcactggctggctcagggggtggggaatgggatacggggcctttcccctctgtggGGCACCAGCTCccacctggccccagggcaggggactggctggctcagtgggGCAAGGAACGGGACGTGGGGCCTTTCCCCACTCGGGGGTGCCAGCTCCgatccagcccagggcaggggactagctggctcagggggtggggaatgagacATGGGGCCTCTAGGGGGCGTCGGTTCTGATTTGGTGGTTTTTTTGGGACCCTTGTCTATTTATAAACGTACAATCAAAATTCATCTCCGTGTGCATTTTTAGAAGCACGTTTCCTGCCTCAGCATCTTTTATTGGCTTAAAACAAGCTGGTGGGAGGAGGGACCGTAATGGACGATACCCCTCTAGGATTACGTGTAGGGGAAGGGGGGAATACAATGGAGGGGACTCCTGGGGGGGCGGTTCAAGGACGGAGGGACTATATGGTCCTGGCTAGACTTGATGGGGGGCTGGTAGGAGAAACAGTCTACCATTACCAGTGGGAATACTAGGGACTGGGACGTCCCATGAGAAGCGTTTGCTCCCCTGGCTGGTTGGCCGTGGCACTTCTTGCTTGGCCCCAGTTCGCTTTCCGGTTTGGGCCGTCAGCTGGTTGGGGTGTTACcggcacaaaattctctgttacacACTgtagggcacccacctttacccagttcctCGGGTTCAAGGCGCAATcctcttaatttaggcacccacccTTACCTGGTCCTAGGGCTCCAGGTGAAAGGCACCTAACTTTACCCCTCCATGGGCTCTGGGCTCTACTACTCCAAGGGCTCTGGGCTAACACCCTTTCCGTGTGGGCTCAGGGCTTAATCTTTTGCAGGTTTatggggtcttttaccagtgaaagagctttacacagtaatatcctacgtaacctctatttattaacaatcaccaaaaaccAGACTGCACAcgctacacatacagtgctcaccactcccaagaaGACAAATGAACTTttcctgatggccagtcaggatcaggtagggtgaccagacagcaagtgtaaaaaatcaggacagggtgtgtgtgggggggtaatagaagcctatataagaaaaagccccccaaatcaggattgtccctataaaattgggacacctGATCACCCTAGGATCAGGTCCATttgggggactccagtttctgcacggCGTCATTGGCAGAGCGTTGAGGTCTGACAGCTCTGAgctttggggctgtgtcctggagttggttccccaagaactttcttttggaccccagtttatatagtgaaacttgagccCTGCTTAGTTATATCTTAACCAATCAAtatactaaaattttactaaccaatcctaacaaaATTCTCTCACCAGGCCTACCCCACCACCTTCATTAATTTACACCtcgcaaaattaattatgtaacagacagaaacaatcaaagaaccggTCACAGCTCAtccagacaaacaatagggaagtggggaccataaagacaaaccaataaagaaatgaggattccacaactattgataagtggtTTCTTGTCAGACAGAATGCCATCAAACGAAGtgttctttaaccatcttaagagctgtttctttatctggcACTAGTGGGTGCCATTAGGACGGGGTCtccttaacagcctgatattacatcgttttaatgtaatttagatggaatgtgaggatgtgacttcctgcttctccgCTGCTCTTTTAATCTGGCTGCAAACGGAGGCTTTAGGCCTTgcaatatggctgcagacaaaggccttatccTTCCAGGGGCTTTTCTCCTtaggcagggctggggtcctCTCACGTGGCGGTGCTGCGGCACTGCAGGTGGGAAGCTGAAGGCGGGGAGCAGAAAGCAACAGAGTAAGGGAAGAGAAAACCATACAGGAGCTTACGTGGGTGTGTAGTGCTGGAAGTCTTAGTAACCCTAACACTCGGCTGGCTCCCTCTGGGGACGAAAATCCCTTAATCTGGTTTGCTCCCGTGGTCCCGGAAGCTGAGATAAGGGGAGATGGCCAGGTGGGGGTGGATATATGAGCTGGGGAATGAGaatgattcttttatttttttcaaagtctCTTTTTAAGCAGCCCCCCAAAAAGGAGTACAGGTGGGGGACAGTTTCTCCTCATTATTTTGGCCACCAATTAAATCCATTTCCGGAAGGCCACGTTCGCATAGGTAACTTTGTTCCCACATTTACTTGTTTGTTAAGTATGACCTCACCACAGTCAGTGATTGACAGCCCCTGCTGTCTGGACTGATTCAATTTTTGTGTCTGGTTTTTCTTGCACCTGTTCCTAACATGGTGCGTTTATTGAAAAACAGCTAGACTTATATTTCATGGTCAATTCTCTGCCGAGCAAACCATCCTAGGTTAGCGTGACCTCTGATAAACTTTCCCAGACGTCTCACAATTAAACTTACAACTGGGGTACATTTTTTAGGTCCCGTGATCACAACAGACCCCAAAGATGGTTAATTCAAGAAGGTCCCCCAAGGATATGCAGCACGTTGTCACaaactccgccctcctcccagagtCAGGAAGAGAACAcaggagctggggatagaacccaggagtcctggccctcagcaccccctgctctaacccactagcccccactctcctcccagagctggagatagaacccaggagtcttgactcccaaccctccctgctctaacccactagacctcactaccctcccttcccctcccagagcaactGACTGAGCATGGGgtccaggggggagggggctgtgtttTCATGAACCCTTTTTCCAGGTGAGGCCAGCACAAAAAAAGGAAGGCAAAAGGGCCAGAGTCCCTAGAAAATGTTTGCGTAGGGTCACCCgtgacgcacacacacacacgtgtgtgtgtgtgatttgtgtgtgtgtcagagggaGTGAGACTGGGAAATACACAAGCCGTGCCCCCACCTAATTCAGGGTGGTTCAGAGCAGTGTTCTGGCCCTCTTGGTCTGGCCCCCTTGATCCTGCCCCGTGCCCAACTGGGGATGACACGTTTCATTCCCGGCCAAGCGGCAGATCCATGGCAGGCTGCCTGGTCTGTTTGGTACCCATCCTCTGTCCTGCCCGCAAGGGAGTTTGCTAACCCTGGTCAATACAgcaggcaggggggtgagggctctccccacacagtcagtgctggcccccgGGCCCCCACAGGGGGCTGCctgctccttctctccctgctggGCCCGGGCCTGCCTCCAATGACCACACCGTGGAGTTCACCACCAGCAGCCCCGGCTGGGGCAAGCGCCTCCCGGCCGGCTCCAACAACAGGGCCGGCCTTCCTGGGTGTCCCCTAGGCTGAGCCCCAAAGTGCTTCCCCACCAGCCCTGGAGCCGCGTCCTGGAGGCCAGtgcctgcctccagccagagGAGGATATAGGTGTTTTTAGCTGTGTGGACGGGGCCAACTGGGCATCTAGTGGTGCCACCACCCAAGACCTGTCTCTTCCTCAAAGGCTGGGTGCCGCATCCCGGTTCCCACCCTGGTCTGAATCCCCCAGTCGGTCTCCCTGGACGCCAACAACCGGTGCATCCCAGCCGTTCCTGAGAACGGGCTCGCGGCCTCCGCGAGCTACCGGCTGGGGGCGCCCTGGGGAACGCCGGCCTGTGGGATCCGCGCTGGCTGCAGGAGAACACGGCCGCCTTGGGTGGAGACCTGGCCCGTTCCATACACTCCAGCCAGAACGCTGGGGGCCCCTCGATTGgcttcctcacagcacccccatTTGGGCGTGAGTGAGGCCGGAGGAGCCCGGGGTGAATGCCCCGGCGCTGGGCTGACAGGGATTTTGGGGGCAGTACAAATGCCAGccggagctgggccaggctgttGCTCATAAAGGATTTGATGTTGGCTTGGAAACATGCTAACGCTCCTACAGCTTTGGGTTCAGCACTGACTGGGTGGAGAGTGCagcccctactgagcccccctggcactgcactggggcagggggagtgtgCCCCGTactgcctcctgccccctgcagcacagcaccccctagcatcgcCCTGAGGCAGTGCAGGAGTCTCCTTCCATTATCACCGCACCCCCAGGTGCAGGCGGCGCTAATTCCAAGAGGCCGGTGCGCCCAGCTGCCCACAGGTTTTGTCGGAGTGTGTGTGTCTCATCCACGCAGCCGCCTGCCTCGCCCGGGCTTAGCTGGCAGGCACAGGCCGccctgcaccagctgctgctccggCCACACGCGGGAGAACTAAACAGCCCAATGGGAGGGGGCTCCTGCAGCCAATGGGGGAGATCACCCCTGGAAACCGCCCCCCCCAATCTGTCATTTCGCAGCGCTCCCCTCCAGCCTGCGGGGGCTGCTGCAGACTCTACAGCCAAGCAGACACAGCCCCGGGGAGGCAGGACGAGACCTCTCCCCCCACAAACACCCACTTCCCAGGCTGCCAGCCGGGCAGCTAACGCAGCACTCCCAGGCTGCCTGAGGTGGCCACTAGATCACGCACTCCCACCCAGGCCAGGCCTCCAGCCATCctaccctgcccccggccccggcaCGGCTCACCCCACGCCCCACCCTGCGGGGTATCCCCT
Coding sequences within:
- the RPP21 gene encoding ribonuclease P protein subunit p21 yields the protein MSAQVKDKEAFQRLSFLYQAAHCVLAHNPENQELVRFYCHAQRSISRRLVLRQDPSVKRTICKSCSSLLVPGVSSTVRQRRRRGRRWSVVRCLCCGQTKCFPSNPAYKLWAEQPEALLENQPQADQKPAAPQDPPKEPSAQKAKTPSVTSGLQSRPTPQGTTEAGTRVGKGGPSRR